One window of the Granulicella arctica genome contains the following:
- the pgl gene encoding 6-phosphogluconolactonase → MPRPVTVTYRVSKTAAAVAQAAAELFTSNAEAAVAARGQARIAISGGSTPKAMFALLADPAQPFLKRVPWDSLDLYWVDERCVPPDDKDSNYRMTSEAMLSKVPLAADRVHRMEGELDPEVAASRYESTLRNTFKLEGAETPTFDLILLGMGDDGHTASLFPHTEALNEMGRLVVANHVVQKETWRITLTWPVIIHGRQVAFLIEGVAKAEILHTVLLGKYDPETTPSQLIRPASGKLLYLLDSAAAAKLPEPVASDASEEATGTLELS, encoded by the coding sequence ATGCCGCGACCTGTAACCGTTACATATCGTGTCTCAAAGACTGCAGCCGCCGTAGCACAGGCGGCTGCGGAGCTGTTTACCAGCAATGCCGAAGCTGCGGTTGCTGCTCGCGGCCAGGCACGAATCGCCATCTCGGGCGGCTCGACACCGAAGGCGATGTTTGCCCTGCTTGCCGATCCTGCGCAACCTTTTCTGAAGCGTGTGCCCTGGGACTCGCTCGACCTCTACTGGGTGGACGAGCGATGCGTTCCGCCGGATGACAAAGATTCGAACTACCGGATGACGAGTGAGGCGATGCTGTCAAAGGTGCCGCTTGCGGCGGATCGTGTCCATCGGATGGAGGGTGAACTCGATCCCGAGGTCGCTGCCTCAAGGTATGAGTCGACACTGCGGAACACGTTCAAGCTGGAGGGAGCGGAGACGCCGACCTTTGACCTGATCCTGCTCGGCATGGGGGACGACGGTCATACGGCTTCACTGTTTCCACATACCGAGGCCCTGAATGAGATGGGTCGCCTGGTAGTGGCGAACCACGTGGTCCAGAAGGAAACGTGGCGCATTACGCTTACGTGGCCGGTGATCATTCACGGGCGGCAGGTGGCGTTCCTGATCGAAGGCGTAGCAAAGGCTGAGATTTTACATACGGTGCTGCTCGGTAAGTATGACCCCGAGACGACGCCTTCTCAGCTGATCCGGCCAGCGAGCGGAAAGCTGTTGTACTTGCTCGACTCGGCTGCAGCAGCTAAGCTGCCAGAACCGGTTGCCTCCGATGCAAGTGAGGAAGCGACGGGAACACTGGAGCTTTCCTAG